A genomic window from Cryobacterium sp. SO2 includes:
- a CDS encoding class I SAM-dependent methyltransferase has translation MRLTVQDYLDTNRANWDDRAAAHAARTGLGYQVQRYVDDRALLSDVVRFDLERLGDIAGLRTVHLQCHIGTDTLSLTRLGARVTGLDFSPVALAEARTLVAETGDDVDFVESDVYAALSVLEPGSFDLVYTGIGALCWLPSIDRWAAVVAGLLAPGGRLHLREGHPILWSMDERLGDDLHLRFPYFEQEAPLEWDDDSTYVPTHRPMTATKTYEWNHGLGEIVTALLGAGLTLTMLVEHDSVPWEALPGQMVERAGGEFALDTLAGVAPLSYTIQAMKPH, from the coding sequence ATGAGGCTCACCGTGCAGGACTATCTGGACACCAACCGCGCCAACTGGGATGACCGGGCGGCGGCGCACGCGGCACGCACCGGCCTGGGCTACCAGGTGCAGCGTTACGTGGACGACCGGGCGCTCCTGTCGGATGTCGTGCGTTTCGACCTGGAGCGGCTGGGCGATATCGCGGGACTGCGCACCGTGCACCTGCAGTGCCACATCGGCACCGACACGCTCTCGCTGACCCGGCTCGGCGCCCGCGTCACCGGGCTGGACTTCTCCCCGGTGGCCCTCGCCGAGGCGCGCACCCTGGTGGCCGAAACCGGTGACGATGTCGACTTCGTCGAATCGGATGTCTACGCCGCGCTCTCGGTGCTGGAGCCGGGCAGCTTCGACCTGGTCTACACGGGCATCGGCGCGCTCTGCTGGCTGCCAAGTATCGACCGCTGGGCGGCCGTGGTGGCCGGGCTGCTGGCGCCGGGCGGGCGTTTGCACCTGCGGGAAGGGCATCCGATTCTGTGGTCGATGGACGAACGCCTCGGCGACGACCTGCACCTGCGCTTCCCGTACTTCGAACAGGAAGCGCCGCTGGAGTGGGACGACGACTCCACCTATGTGCCCACGCACCGGCCGATGACCGCCACCAAGACCTACGAGTGGAACCACGGCCTGGGCGAGATCGTGACGGCGCTGCTCGGTGCGGGCCTCACACTGACGATGCTTGTTGAACACGACAGTGTTCCGTGGGAGGCTCTTCCCGGGCAGATGGTGGAACGGGCCGGCGGCGAGTTCGCCCTTGACACGCTGGCCGGTGTGGCGCCGCTGTCTTACACGATCCAGGCGATGAAGCCGCATTGA
- a CDS encoding CGNR zinc finger domain-containing protein: MHFAPDTEASLAFTVDLANTVAGATKSGIDELVTPAQLAALFVAHRFSGRLDQTEAELAEVRETRQLLRRIWTMDRDDAALDVNTMLLSALARPRLMRHDGLDWHLHATDPDAPLAERIRVEVGLALVDVIRTDETGRLRACAAEDCDGLLADLSRNGSKRFCSIRCGNRMNMIAFRQRAAGATVSAAGAGTTGAGRG, encoded by the coding sequence TTGCATTTTGCCCCTGACACCGAAGCAAGTCTGGCGTTCACCGTCGACCTCGCGAATACAGTCGCCGGCGCCACGAAAAGCGGCATCGACGAACTCGTCACACCCGCCCAGCTGGCGGCGCTTTTTGTGGCGCACCGGTTCTCCGGACGCCTCGACCAGACCGAGGCGGAGTTGGCCGAGGTACGCGAAACCCGGCAGCTGCTGCGCCGCATCTGGACGATGGACCGCGATGACGCGGCGCTCGACGTGAACACCATGCTGCTCTCCGCCCTCGCCCGGCCCCGGCTCATGCGCCACGACGGCCTCGACTGGCACCTGCACGCCACCGACCCGGATGCGCCGCTGGCCGAACGGATCCGAGTGGAGGTGGGCCTGGCCCTGGTCGACGTGATCCGCACCGACGAGACCGGCCGGCTGCGCGCCTGCGCGGCGGAGGACTGCGACGGTCTGCTGGCGGACCTCTCCCGCAACGGATCCAAGCGGTTCTGCAGCATCCGCTGCGGCAACCGCATGAACATGATCGCGTTCCGGCAGCGGGCCGCCGGGGCAACCGTCAGTGCGGCCGGCGCAGGAACAACTGGCGCAGGGCGCGGATGA
- a CDS encoding AarF/UbiB family protein: protein MFDSFWTWIVLGLIALGYAAAIGFATRSLLGTTVGWLRTTVVAVLVFVGCWPFAYFTASQARLIAADGGLKAPVLVVGLFVALAFGWVFAFGMALLVATEALWPTTAANPIDAFRAALHRRRRTKRYLQILTLLSRHGIGWIVRERPGAASREQGASGRAPEALVSAINDAGVTFVKLGQLLSTRRDLLPHSYMTALASLQSRATTLPWPAIRSVIEAEIGGPLDTVFASVDEEPLAAASVAQVHAGTLLDGTRVVLKVQRPAAAAQVAADIDIIVRLAQRIENQTTWGSEFGVVNLAEGFAKSLRNELDYRVEFASTQQIGSVVASSAAAEVLVVPRVYAAASTRRLLTMDLVDGVPLNAAAARLDDLWPEERAALAAALLDAVLEQVIVTGIFHGDLHPGNLMLRDDGRLGMIDFGNVGVLERSMREGLVTLLLAAANDDDVATTDALLLVVDAPPDADIKGLQRDLGRMLTLARHSAEGEGSIFAAMLDTVREHHLAIPSTLGLALRSLTTLERCLAILDPDFDMVATAFERVPHFLRRLVTPRLFLGSAQAQAAVLRTTVRRLPRRLESISAALEKGTFSLRIRAFSEPDDRWWLGSVVIETVGALIAIAAVSLGVVLVVSDTGPDLVSGVRLYAFLGATVGLVGFVLIIRALRQLFLRRPH, encoded by the coding sequence GTGTTCGATTCGTTCTGGACGTGGATCGTGCTGGGTCTGATCGCTCTCGGCTATGCCGCCGCCATCGGCTTCGCCACCCGATCCCTGCTCGGCACCACGGTGGGATGGCTGCGCACCACCGTCGTGGCCGTGCTGGTGTTCGTGGGCTGCTGGCCGTTCGCGTACTTCACCGCCAGTCAGGCGCGGCTCATCGCCGCGGACGGCGGCCTCAAGGCGCCCGTGCTCGTGGTGGGGCTGTTCGTCGCGCTGGCGTTCGGCTGGGTCTTCGCGTTCGGCATGGCACTCCTGGTGGCCACCGAGGCGCTCTGGCCCACCACGGCGGCCAACCCGATCGATGCGTTCCGGGCCGCACTGCACCGGCGGCGCCGCACCAAGCGCTACCTGCAGATCCTCACCCTGCTCTCCAGGCACGGGATCGGCTGGATCGTGCGCGAACGGCCCGGTGCCGCCTCGCGGGAGCAAGGCGCGAGCGGCCGGGCGCCGGAGGCGCTGGTGTCGGCGATCAACGACGCCGGGGTCACCTTCGTCAAGCTCGGCCAGCTGTTGTCCACCCGTCGGGACCTGCTGCCGCACAGCTACATGACGGCCCTCGCTTCGCTGCAGTCGCGGGCGACGACGCTGCCGTGGCCGGCCATCCGCAGCGTGATCGAGGCGGAGATCGGTGGTCCGCTCGACACCGTGTTCGCGTCGGTGGACGAGGAACCGCTCGCGGCGGCATCCGTGGCGCAGGTGCACGCGGGAACGCTGCTCGACGGCACCCGGGTGGTGCTCAAGGTGCAACGACCCGCTGCCGCCGCGCAGGTCGCCGCTGACATCGACATCATTGTGCGACTCGCGCAGCGCATCGAGAACCAGACCACCTGGGGGAGTGAATTCGGGGTGGTGAACCTGGCCGAGGGCTTCGCCAAGTCGCTGCGCAACGAGCTGGACTACCGGGTGGAGTTCGCCAGCACGCAGCAGATCGGCAGCGTGGTCGCCTCCTCGGCCGCGGCCGAGGTACTCGTCGTGCCGCGGGTGTATGCCGCGGCGAGCACCCGGCGGCTGCTCACCATGGACCTCGTCGACGGGGTGCCGCTGAACGCGGCGGCCGCGCGTCTGGACGACCTGTGGCCGGAGGAACGGGCGGCGCTCGCCGCGGCCCTGCTCGATGCCGTGCTCGAACAGGTGATCGTGACGGGGATCTTCCACGGCGACCTGCACCCGGGCAACCTCATGCTGCGCGACGACGGGCGGCTGGGCATGATCGACTTCGGAAACGTCGGCGTGCTCGAGCGCAGCATGCGGGAGGGACTCGTGACGCTGCTGCTGGCGGCGGCCAACGACGATGACGTCGCCACGACGGATGCCCTGCTGCTCGTGGTCGACGCGCCGCCGGACGCCGATATCAAGGGGTTGCAACGCGACCTGGGCCGGATGCTCACGCTCGCCAGGCACAGCGCGGAAGGGGAGGGATCGATCTTCGCGGCGATGCTCGACACCGTGCGGGAACACCACCTGGCCATCCCCTCCACCCTGGGCCTGGCGCTCCGCTCGCTCACCACGCTCGAGCGCTGCCTGGCGATCCTCGACCCCGACTTCGACATGGTGGCCACGGCATTCGAGCGGGTGCCGCACTTCCTGCGCCGGTTGGTCACCCCGCGGTTGTTCCTCGGCTCGGCGCAGGCGCAGGCCGCCGTGCTGCGCACCACGGTGCGCCGGCTGCCCCGGCGGTTGGAGAGCATCAGCGCTGCCCTGGAAAAGGGCACCTTCAGCCTGCGGATCCGGGCGTTTTCCGAGCCGGACGACCGCTGGTGGCTGGGCTCCGTCGTGATCGAGACGGTGGGGGCGCTGATCGCCATCGCCGCCGTGAGCCTCGGTGTTGTGCTTGTGGTGTCCGACACCGGACCGGACCTGGTCTCCGGGGTGCGGCTCTACGCCTTCCTCGGCGCGACCGTGGGCCTGGTCGGTTTCGTGTTGATCATCCGCGCCCTGCGCCAGTTGTTCCTGCGCCGGCCGCACTGA
- a CDS encoding DUF1508 domain-containing protein, whose product MSGKYELTADRSGGYVFKLKAHNGQVLMTSESYQTKADAIKGIEIVKADAKGRVVDLTEPK is encoded by the coding sequence ATGTCCGGCAAGTATGAATTGACTGCAGACCGATCCGGTGGGTACGTCTTCAAGCTCAAGGCCCACAACGGCCAGGTGCTGATGACCTCGGAGAGCTACCAGACCAAGGCGGACGCCATCAAGGGCATCGAGATCGTCAAGGCGGATGCCAAGGGTCGTGTGGTCGACCTCACCGAGCCGAAGTAG
- a CDS encoding DMT family transporter — protein MTRSSTSLGLVIAVIAAATFGLSGALAKPLLESGWSPAAAVTVRVLIGGIVLAPVAIMSLRGRWSALWRARWRVFAMALIGVAGTQLVYFAAIERIPVGTAVLIEYMAPLLLVGWAWARTRRMPKLVVLIGSVVALCGLILVVSPGGAARFDAFGLTLALAAMVGCAIYYLVAAQPSDGLPAVALAGFGLLLGGLLLGLIGLTGLVPFTTSTRDVPMFGAPVSWWVPLLVIGVVATAIAYSTSIAASEMLGSRLASFVGLLEVVAATFYAWLLLGEQLTIPQLFGGLLILIGIAFVRSEKTDAAIEPASVPPLESVRT, from the coding sequence ATGACTCGCTCGTCCACCTCACTCGGCCTGGTCATCGCGGTCATTGCCGCGGCCACCTTCGGCCTCTCCGGCGCCCTCGCCAAGCCCCTCCTCGAGAGCGGCTGGAGCCCTGCCGCCGCTGTCACCGTGCGGGTGCTGATCGGCGGCATTGTGCTGGCACCTGTGGCGATCATGTCGCTGCGCGGACGCTGGTCCGCCCTCTGGCGGGCCCGCTGGCGAGTGTTCGCGATGGCCCTCATCGGTGTCGCCGGTACGCAGCTGGTCTACTTCGCCGCGATCGAGCGCATCCCGGTGGGCACCGCGGTGCTCATCGAGTACATGGCCCCGCTTCTGCTCGTCGGCTGGGCCTGGGCACGCACGCGACGGATGCCGAAGCTTGTCGTGCTGATCGGCTCGGTGGTGGCCCTGTGCGGCCTGATCCTCGTGGTCTCGCCGGGCGGAGCGGCCCGGTTCGACGCGTTCGGCCTCACGCTGGCCCTGGCGGCCATGGTGGGCTGCGCCATCTACTACCTGGTGGCGGCGCAGCCCAGTGACGGGCTGCCCGCTGTGGCGCTGGCCGGCTTCGGCCTGCTGCTCGGTGGTCTGCTGCTCGGTCTGATCGGGCTGACTGGCCTGGTGCCCTTCACAACCTCCACCCGCGATGTGCCGATGTTCGGCGCCCCGGTCTCCTGGTGGGTGCCGTTGCTGGTCATCGGCGTGGTGGCCACGGCCATCGCCTACTCCACCAGCATCGCCGCCAGCGAGATGCTCGGCTCCCGGCTGGCCTCCTTCGTCGGCCTGCTCGAGGTCGTCGCCGCCACCTTCTACGCCTGGCTGCTGCTCGGCGAGCAGCTCACGATTCCGCAGCTGTTCGGCGGGCTGCTGATCCTCATCGGCATCGCCTTCGTGCGCTCCGAGAAGACGGATGCCGCGATCGAGCCGGCATCCGTCCCCCCGCTGGAGTCCGTTCGAACCTAG
- a CDS encoding neutral zinc metallopeptidase, translating to MTFNDDAKYSGRGVRKSGRRTGLAVGGGGLGLVAIVLLSQLLGVDLTGLLGGGTSGTSSQSESTALTNCDTGADANADAECRVGFSYDLLDSYWTQQAPAMGIDYASPMIQLFTESVDTGCGAATSAVGPFYCPPDQQIYLDIAFYDELRTQFDATAGPLSQLYVVGHEWGHHIQNLAGTFDTADTSQTGPTSDSVRLEVQADCFAGAWLGSATETTDADGVPLLEPITDGQIADALNAASAIGDDRIQEKTQGQVSPETWTHGSSEQRQKWFTAGYTNGAEACDTFAAADAEL from the coding sequence ATGACTTTCAACGATGACGCCAAGTACTCCGGCCGTGGGGTGCGCAAATCCGGTCGGCGCACCGGCCTCGCTGTCGGAGGCGGAGGCCTGGGCCTCGTCGCCATCGTGTTGCTCTCCCAGCTGCTCGGGGTAGACCTCACCGGCCTGCTCGGAGGCGGCACGAGCGGCACCAGCAGCCAGAGCGAAAGCACAGCGCTCACGAATTGCGACACCGGCGCCGACGCCAACGCCGATGCGGAGTGCCGGGTGGGCTTCAGCTACGACCTGCTCGACTCCTATTGGACCCAGCAGGCGCCGGCCATGGGCATCGACTACGCCTCCCCCATGATCCAGCTGTTCACCGAATCGGTCGACACCGGATGCGGCGCGGCAACGAGCGCCGTCGGCCCGTTCTACTGCCCGCCCGACCAGCAGATCTACCTCGACATCGCGTTCTACGACGAACTGCGCACCCAGTTCGACGCCACGGCGGGTCCGCTCTCCCAGCTCTATGTCGTGGGGCACGAGTGGGGCCACCACATCCAGAACCTCGCCGGCACGTTCGACACCGCCGACACCTCGCAGACCGGCCCCACCTCCGACTCGGTGCGCCTCGAGGTGCAGGCCGACTGCTTCGCCGGTGCATGGCTGGGCTCCGCGACCGAGACCACGGATGCTGACGGCGTCCCGTTGCTCGAACCGATCACCGACGGCCAGATCGCGGATGCGCTCAACGCGGCGTCCGCCATCGGCGACGACCGTATCCAGGAGAAGACCCAGGGTCAGGTGAGTCCGGAGACCTGGACGCACGGGTCGAGCGAACAGCGCCAGAAGTGGTTCACAGCGGGGTACACAAACGGTGCGGAGGCCTGCGACACCTTCGCGGCCGCCGACGCCGAACTGTAG
- a CDS encoding TetR/AcrR family transcriptional regulator yields the protein MTQVEPVAAETKLGRKRDHTRDPEILAAALEVLAETGFDGMTIDMVATRAKAGKATLYRRWPSKNELVIDAVACMKQGDLDLDRLPDTGTLRGDLVAMIKPRSIHDAEKKMQIMAGLMSMLSAAPELADAANDVIAKPRATANRFLMQRAIDRGEISPQCDIDTLCLVTPSMAAYRTLIERKPVDRDFLISLIDGVLLPALGLPREPDDGSPTAHRGKVAPPAS from the coding sequence ATGACCCAGGTCGAACCTGTTGCCGCGGAAACCAAGCTCGGCCGCAAACGCGACCACACCCGCGACCCGGAGATCCTCGCCGCGGCCCTCGAGGTGCTCGCCGAGACCGGCTTCGACGGCATGACCATCGACATGGTCGCGACCCGGGCGAAGGCCGGTAAGGCCACGCTGTATCGCCGCTGGCCGTCCAAGAACGAACTCGTCATCGACGCCGTCGCCTGCATGAAGCAGGGCGACCTCGACCTGGACCGGCTGCCGGACACCGGAACGCTGCGCGGTGACCTGGTGGCGATGATCAAGCCGCGCTCCATCCACGACGCCGAGAAGAAGATGCAAATCATGGCCGGGCTGATGTCGATGCTCTCGGCCGCTCCCGAGCTCGCCGACGCCGCGAATGACGTCATCGCCAAACCGCGGGCCACGGCGAACCGATTCCTCATGCAGCGCGCCATCGACCGCGGCGAGATCTCGCCGCAGTGCGACATCGACACCCTCTGCCTGGTCACGCCGTCGATGGCCGCGTACCGCACCCTCATCGAACGCAAGCCCGTCGACCGCGACTTCCTCATCTCGCTCATCGACGGGGTGCTGCTGCCGGCTCTCGGCCTGCCGCGGGAGCCCGACGACGGTTCCCCCACAGCCCACCGCGGTAAGGTTGCGCCACCGGCCTCGTAG
- the trxA gene encoding thioredoxin → MSTIDVTDTTFAETLASNAIVLVDFWADWCGPCKQFAPTYASSSEKHPDVTFAKVDTEAEQQLSAAAGIRSIPTLMAFREGILVFSQPGALPPAALEQVVTAVKALDMEDVHRKVAEQKEAAAVKAQQA, encoded by the coding sequence ATGAGCACCATCGACGTGACCGACACCACCTTCGCCGAGACCCTGGCGTCCAACGCCATCGTGCTCGTGGACTTCTGGGCCGACTGGTGCGGCCCGTGCAAGCAGTTCGCGCCGACCTACGCGTCGTCCTCCGAGAAGCACCCGGATGTGACCTTCGCCAAGGTGGACACGGAGGCCGAACAGCAGCTGTCCGCGGCGGCCGGCATCCGCTCGATCCCGACCCTGATGGCCTTCCGTGAGGGCATCCTGGTGTTCTCGCAGCCTGGCGCACTGCCGCCGGCGGCGCTGGAGCAGGTCGTCACCGCGGTCAAGGCCCTCGACATGGAAGACGTGCACCGCAAGGTGGCCGAACAGAAAGAGGCGGCCGCCGTCAAGGCCCAGCAAGCCTAA
- a CDS encoding low temperature requirement protein A, with protein sequence MASPLELLFDLTFVVAVAQLVVELAHGIEGGHGLEEIGPFLMVFFAIWWAWMNFTWFASAYDTNDVPYRLLTMLQMGGVLVLAAGVPGAFAEQDFRAITVGYLIMRIGLVAQWLRAGFEHPASRATAWRYAAGVSLVQIGWLARLALPADLGVALFVVLAALDLAVPVWAERTGATFWHPHHISERYGLFTIILLGESVLAATAGVQDALGEAGVSGDLVLVSAASLVTLFALWWLYFLEPAGEGLADKRSRSYLWGYGHYFVFASLAALGAGLEVAVAEAGHHLDVAPVALGYAVAIPVGVFLVLLWAVHAVLVSRSQIRPVVILPTAGLVLLVPLLAAAVGVTVVVVIVAALCVFVVTVTLADRARQPIGAQ encoded by the coding sequence GTGGCTAGCCCACTCGAGCTGCTTTTCGACCTCACCTTCGTGGTGGCGGTGGCCCAGCTCGTGGTGGAGCTCGCACACGGCATCGAGGGCGGCCACGGTCTGGAGGAGATCGGCCCGTTCCTGATGGTGTTCTTCGCCATCTGGTGGGCCTGGATGAACTTCACCTGGTTCGCGTCTGCCTACGACACCAACGACGTGCCGTACCGGCTGCTCACCATGCTGCAGATGGGCGGGGTGCTCGTGCTCGCCGCTGGCGTGCCGGGCGCGTTCGCCGAGCAGGACTTCCGCGCCATCACGGTGGGCTACCTCATCATGCGGATCGGCCTGGTGGCCCAGTGGCTGCGGGCCGGCTTCGAGCATCCGGCCAGCCGGGCGACGGCCTGGCGGTACGCGGCGGGGGTGAGCCTGGTGCAGATCGGCTGGCTGGCCCGTCTGGCCTTGCCGGCGGACCTCGGCGTGGCCTTGTTCGTCGTGCTCGCCGCCCTCGACCTCGCCGTGCCGGTGTGGGCGGAGCGCACCGGCGCGACGTTCTGGCATCCGCATCACATCAGCGAGCGCTACGGCCTGTTCACCATCATCCTGCTTGGTGAGAGCGTGCTGGCGGCCACCGCCGGCGTGCAGGATGCGCTGGGCGAGGCCGGCGTGAGCGGCGACCTGGTGCTCGTGTCGGCCGCGTCGCTGGTGACCCTGTTCGCGCTCTGGTGGTTGTACTTCCTTGAACCGGCGGGGGAGGGGCTCGCCGACAAACGCAGCCGCTCCTATCTCTGGGGCTATGGGCACTACTTCGTGTTCGCGTCCCTCGCCGCCCTCGGCGCCGGGCTCGAGGTGGCGGTGGCCGAGGCCGGGCATCACCTCGACGTGGCTCCGGTGGCGCTCGGCTATGCCGTGGCCATCCCGGTGGGGGTCTTCCTGGTTCTGCTCTGGGCGGTGCACGCCGTGCTGGTCTCCAGGTCGCAGATCCGGCCGGTCGTGATCCTGCCGACCGCGGGTCTCGTGCTGCTGGTTCCGTTGCTCGCCGCGGCGGTCGGGGTGACCGTTGTCGTCGTCATCGTCGCTGCCCTGTGCGTTTTCGTCGTGACGGTCACCCTCGCCGACCGGGCGCGTCAGCCCATCGGCGCCCAGTAA
- a CDS encoding MFS transporter: protein MPKTIPAPSTASSTPVPHSRRWWTLSVVALAQLMVVLDSTVVNIALPSAQADLGFSNGDRQWIVTAYSLAFASLLLLGGRLSDLIGRKRTFIIGLIGFAIASALGGAAGTFGWLVAARALQGAFGALLAPTALAVLTTTFTIPKERARAFGVFGAIAGAGGAVGLLLGGYLTEYFDWRWNLYINVFIAIIAVIGAAIFVDHLQRTGPRPKLDIPGTILVSAALFGLVYGFSNAETDGWDSPLTWGMLAGAVVLLVGFVLWQRKAAHPLLPLAIVLDRNRGAAYLSVMIAGAGMFGIFLFVTYYLQTSLGFTPMQTGFSFLPMIAMLVLAAQLSTNIFVPRFGPKIMVPFGMALGAIGMILLTNLNLDSTYAANVLPPLMILGFAMGSIMPASMQTATLGVDRQFAGVASAMVNTSQQVGGSIGTALLNTLAATAAADYVASHLPATAEVAAQAAVNSYAVAYWWGAGFFAVGGIIAALLFRRMGHGLSLSNAHLAADAEPVVAH, encoded by the coding sequence ATGCCTAAAACGATTCCCGCTCCGTCGACAGCGTCGAGCACCCCAGTACCCCACTCCCGCCGGTGGTGGACCCTGAGCGTTGTGGCCCTCGCCCAACTCATGGTCGTGCTCGACTCCACCGTCGTGAACATCGCCCTCCCCTCCGCCCAGGCCGACCTCGGCTTCTCCAACGGCGACCGCCAGTGGATCGTCACCGCATACTCCCTCGCGTTCGCCAGCCTGCTGCTGCTCGGCGGCCGGCTCTCCGACCTCATCGGCCGCAAGCGCACCTTCATCATCGGCCTGATCGGCTTCGCCATCGCCTCTGCCCTCGGCGGCGCGGCCGGCACCTTCGGCTGGCTCGTCGCGGCCCGCGCCCTGCAGGGCGCGTTCGGCGCACTGCTGGCCCCCACCGCCCTGGCCGTGCTCACCACCACGTTCACCATTCCCAAGGAGCGCGCCCGCGCGTTCGGTGTCTTCGGCGCGATCGCCGGTGCAGGCGGTGCCGTGGGCCTGCTGCTCGGTGGCTACCTCACCGAATACTTCGACTGGCGCTGGAACCTCTACATCAACGTCTTCATCGCCATCATCGCCGTCATCGGTGCTGCGATCTTCGTCGACCACCTTCAGCGCACGGGCCCGCGCCCCAAGCTCGACATCCCCGGCACCATCCTGGTGTCGGCCGCGCTCTTCGGCCTGGTCTACGGCTTCTCCAACGCCGAGACGGATGGCTGGGACTCGCCGCTCACCTGGGGCATGCTCGCGGGGGCCGTGGTGCTGCTCGTCGGCTTCGTGCTCTGGCAGCGCAAGGCCGCACATCCACTGCTGCCGCTGGCGATCGTGCTCGACCGCAACCGCGGTGCCGCCTACCTCTCGGTGATGATCGCCGGTGCGGGCATGTTCGGCATCTTCCTGTTCGTCACCTACTACCTGCAGACCTCGCTCGGCTTCACGCCCATGCAGACCGGGTTCTCGTTCCTGCCGATGATCGCCATGCTCGTGCTCGCCGCGCAGCTGTCGACCAACATCTTCGTACCCAGGTTCGGGCCGAAGATCATGGTGCCGTTCGGCATGGCCCTGGGCGCGATCGGCATGATCCTGCTCACCAACCTCAACCTGGACAGCACCTACGCGGCCAACGTGCTGCCGCCGCTGATGATCCTCGGCTTCGCCATGGGCTCGATCATGCCCGCCTCGATGCAGACCGCCACCCTTGGCGTGGACCGGCAGTTCGCCGGTGTCGCCTCGGCGATGGTGAACACCAGCCAGCAGGTCGGTGGCTCGATCGGCACCGCCCTCCTGAACACCCTGGCGGCCACCGCAGCGGCCGACTACGTGGCGTCGCATCTGCCCGCAACGGCTGAGGTGGCCGCACAGGCCGCGGTGAACAGCTACGCGGTCGCCTACTGGTGGGGTGCCGGCTTCTTCGCCGTCGGTGGCATCATCGCGGCACTGCTGTTCCGCCGGATGGGCCACGGCCTGTCGCTGTCGAACGCGCACCTGGCCGCCGACGCCGAGCCGGTGGTGGCGCACTAG
- a CDS encoding carboxylesterase family protein, with amino-acid sequence MTDANDLAGDDNGAHVGAPEAETRSGRVRGSWRGSSAAFLGIPFAAPPVGELRFLAPAPVTPWSGVRDALAYGPTPQRRQLAEVTTIPEPSIPGDGILNLNVFTPAPGATEAGLPVLVWIHGGGYSAGSPASPWYDGASFNRDGVVVVTISYRLGFEGFGWIDGAPLNRGILDQIAALQWVQDNIRAFGGDPERVTIGGQSAGAGSALVLLASPRAHGLFGGVIAQSAPVYGIDRADAEAIGRRFAATLGVTLDLAGWQPVPAEAILDAEPGATLQGGGILNPTMPLGELVTVADDPDADITGIPFAPVIDGDVVVALGPAIAAGPATGVPLLVGSTAHEFAFPSPDGLDAVAAALVHAGVSPVGVAAFRGAVSIIGESFARGQLSTSALFRLPALRTARLRAAHGAGGNTWLYDFAFRAPVTTVAGHCIDLPFAWDLLDAPGVPDSVGTDLPQALADTMHAAWVRFISHGDAAWPAAGTQASSGQAHGAMRFDVRSGYDPDAYAVEAALAP; translated from the coding sequence ATGACGGACGCGAACGACCTCGCCGGTGACGACAACGGCGCCCACGTGGGCGCCCCGGAGGCGGAGACCCGGAGCGGCCGGGTGCGCGGCAGCTGGCGCGGCAGCTCCGCCGCGTTCCTGGGCATTCCGTTCGCGGCCCCGCCGGTGGGCGAGCTCAGGTTCCTCGCGCCGGCGCCCGTCACCCCTTGGTCCGGGGTACGCGACGCGCTCGCCTATGGGCCGACCCCGCAGCGGCGCCAGCTCGCCGAGGTGACGACGATTCCGGAGCCCTCGATTCCCGGCGACGGCATCCTCAACCTCAACGTGTTCACCCCGGCGCCGGGCGCGACGGAGGCCGGACTGCCGGTCCTGGTCTGGATCCACGGCGGCGGCTACTCTGCGGGCTCTCCCGCGAGCCCCTGGTACGACGGCGCCTCGTTCAACCGGGACGGTGTCGTGGTCGTGACGATCTCCTACCGCCTGGGCTTCGAGGGCTTCGGCTGGATCGACGGCGCCCCGCTGAACCGCGGCATCCTCGACCAGATCGCCGCCCTGCAGTGGGTGCAGGACAACATCCGCGCCTTCGGCGGCGACCCCGAGCGGGTGACGATCGGCGGCCAGTCCGCGGGAGCCGGCAGCGCGTTGGTGCTGCTGGCCTCACCGCGCGCGCACGGGCTGTTCGGCGGTGTCATCGCGCAGTCCGCACCGGTCTACGGAATCGACCGGGCCGACGCGGAGGCGATCGGGCGACGTTTCGCCGCGACGCTGGGCGTCACACTCGACCTCGCCGGCTGGCAGCCGGTGCCTGCCGAGGCGATCCTCGACGCCGAGCCGGGCGCAACACTGCAGGGCGGCGGCATCCTCAACCCCACCATGCCGCTCGGTGAGCTCGTCACGGTCGCAGACGATCCGGATGCCGACATCACCGGCATCCCGTTCGCCCCGGTCATCGACGGCGACGTGGTCGTGGCCCTGGGCCCGGCGATCGCCGCCGGCCCTGCCACCGGCGTGCCGCTGTTGGTCGGCTCGACGGCGCATGAGTTCGCCTTCCCGTCTCCCGACGGTCTCGACGCCGTCGCGGCCGCTCTCGTGCACGCCGGCGTCTCACCGGTCGGGGTCGCCGCGTTCCGCGGGGCGGTGTCGATAATCGGGGAATCCTTTGCGCGCGGCCAGCTCTCGACGTCGGCGCTGTTCCGGCTGCCTGCCCTGCGCACCGCCCGGCTGCGCGCCGCACACGGTGCCGGCGGAAACACCTGGCTCTATGACTTCGCCTTCAGGGCGCCGGTCACCACGGTCGCCGGCCACTGCATCGATCTGCCGTTCGCCTGGGACCTCCTCGACGCGCCGGGGGTGCCCGACTCCGTCGGCACCGACCTGCCGCAGGCACTGGCCGACACCATGCACGCCGCCTGGGTGCGCTTCATCAGCCACGGAGACGCCGCCTGGCCGGCGGCCGGCACACAAGCCAGCTCAGGGCAGGCACACGGTGCCATGCGATTCGATGTCCGGTCGGGCTACGATCCCGATGCTTATGCCGTCGAAGCGGCGCTGGCGCCCTAG